A genomic stretch from Sulfurihydrogenibium azorense Az-Fu1 includes:
- the dapC gene encoding succinyldiaminopimelate transaminase, with protein sequence MNKTIKNLKNYPMEELNRIKASLKEKGVKIYDFGTGDPKEPTPDFIRKALIDAVPEVSQYPSVLGRKDLREAISKWFEKRFNVKLNPDTQIIPSAGSKEAIFHFPLVFIDPEEDKKRVIFGTPAYPVYERGTLYAGGIPTAVKLKKEDGFLLRLDKVEKSILEETKIVWINYPHNPTGATAPASYFKETIDMCREYGIILCSDECYTELYFEEKPHSALEFGIDNVVVFHSLSKRSGMTGYRSGFVAGDEKIISFYRKERANFGVASPDFIQQAAKAAWEDENHVLERNKIFKQKRDLFIEFLNKVGLEYLYPKATFYIWIKAPSWIDAKDYVKALLENGIVVSIGENFCSSLEVSEESCESQYFRVALVPTLEECKEALTLWERVHNSLQR encoded by the coding sequence ATGAATAAAACTATTAAAAATCTCAAAAACTATCCTATGGAAGAGCTTAACAGAATAAAAGCATCTTTAAAAGAAAAAGGTGTAAAGATATACGATTTTGGTACAGGAGACCCAAAAGAGCCAACACCAGACTTTATAAGAAAAGCCCTGATAGATGCCGTTCCAGAGGTAAGCCAGTACCCATCTGTACTTGGAAGAAAAGATTTAAGAGAAGCCATATCAAAATGGTTTGAAAAAAGATTTAACGTAAAGTTAAACCCAGATACTCAAATAATCCCTTCTGCAGGTTCAAAAGAAGCAATCTTTCATTTTCCTCTTGTTTTTATTGACCCAGAAGAAGATAAAAAGAGAGTTATATTTGGAACACCTGCTTACCCTGTTTACGAAAGAGGAACTCTTTACGCAGGAGGTATTCCTACTGCAGTTAAGTTAAAAAAAGAAGATGGATTTTTACTTAGATTAGATAAAGTTGAAAAATCTATTTTAGAGGAGACTAAGATAGTATGGATAAACTATCCACACAACCCTACTGGAGCTACAGCTCCTGCAAGTTATTTTAAGGAAACTATAGATATGTGTAGAGAGTATGGTATTATCCTTTGCTCTGATGAGTGTTATACTGAACTTTACTTTGAAGAAAAACCCCACTCTGCTTTAGAGTTTGGAATTGATAATGTGGTAGTTTTCCATTCTCTATCTAAAAGAAGTGGTATGACAGGTTATAGGTCAGGATTTGTTGCAGGTGATGAAAAAATAATCTCATTTTATAGAAAGGAAAGAGCTAATTTTGGAGTTGCAAGTCCTGATTTTATACAGCAAGCTGCAAAAGCTGCATGGGAAGATGAGAACCATGTTTTAGAAAGAAATAAAATTTTTAAACAAAAGAGAGATTTATTTATAGAGTTTTTAAATAAAGTTGGTCTTGAATACCTATATCCAAAAGCAACCTTTTATATCTGGATAAAAGCACCTTCTTGGATAGATGCAAAAGATTACGTTAAAGCATTACTGGAAAACGGTATAGTTGTATCGATAGGAGAAAACTTCTGTAGTAGTCTCGAAGTATCAGAAGAAAGTTGTGAAAGCCAATACTTTAGAGTAGCCCTTGTACCTACCTTAGAAGAGTGTAAGGAAGCTCTTACCCTTTGGGAGAGAGTTCATAACAGTTTACAGAGATGA
- a CDS encoding DEAD/DEAH box helicase, translated as MSNKTFKDLGISQETLKSLEDLGYSKPTEIQEKAIPAVLSGKDLVAQAQTGTGKTAAFGIPIVESVNTKQKKIQALVLVPTRELAIQVAKEIKDLGKNKKVFVLSVYGGKSMKHQIDFLKKGNDVVIVGTPGRVKDLLERGFLKLDNVKMFVLDEADRMLEMGFIEDIEDIMSYLPEDRQNLLFSATMPKEILELAQEFLNEDYQTIKVKPDEITVEKIKQIIYRVDPKNKFNKLIEVLSQNQAEKTIIFTQTKLEADQLSEDLSKEGFSVSAIHGDFSQKKRETVLHNFRTGKLKILVATDVAARGLDIKGVELVINYGLPKNAESYVHRIGRTGRAGKEGTAISIPTPSEDKYLQQILQKTKANIEVINEASEKKFTKKETKKSSFNSRRISSRR; from the coding sequence ATGTCAAACAAAACATTCAAAGATTTAGGTATTTCTCAAGAGACTTTAAAGTCTTTGGAAGATCTTGGTTATTCAAAACCAACAGAGATTCAAGAGAAGGCAATTCCAGCAGTTTTAAGCGGTAAAGACTTAGTGGCTCAAGCCCAAACAGGAACAGGTAAAACAGCAGCTTTTGGTATTCCAATAGTTGAAAGTGTTAATACTAAACAGAAAAAAATCCAAGCTTTAGTTTTAGTTCCAACAAGAGAGCTGGCAATTCAAGTTGCAAAAGAGATTAAAGATTTAGGGAAAAACAAAAAAGTTTTTGTTTTATCAGTTTACGGTGGAAAATCTATGAAACATCAAATAGATTTCCTTAAAAAGGGTAATGATGTTGTAATAGTAGGAACACCAGGAAGAGTTAAAGATTTATTAGAAAGAGGATTTTTAAAGTTAGATAATGTAAAGATGTTTGTTTTAGATGAAGCAGATAGAATGCTTGAAATGGGGTTTATAGAGGATATAGAAGATATAATGTCTTACCTTCCAGAAGATAGACAAAATTTACTTTTCTCAGCGACTATGCCAAAAGAAATTTTAGAGTTGGCTCAAGAGTTTTTAAACGAAGATTATCAAACAATAAAAGTTAAACCAGATGAGATAACGGTAGAAAAGATAAAACAGATTATCTACAGAGTAGACCCTAAAAATAAGTTTAACAAACTTATAGAAGTTTTATCTCAAAACCAAGCAGAAAAAACTATAATATTTACTCAAACAAAGTTAGAAGCTGACCAGCTATCAGAAGACTTGTCCAAAGAAGGATTTAGCGTAAGCGCAATTCACGGAGATTTTTCTCAAAAGAAAAGAGAAACAGTCCTGCATAACTTTAGAACTGGAAAGTTAAAAATATTGGTTGCAACTGACGTTGCTGCAAGAGGGCTTGATATTAAAGGTGTTGAGCTAGTTATAAACTACGGTCTTCCAAAAAATGCAGAAAGTTATGTACATAGAATAGGTAGAACTGGAAGAGCCGGAAAAGAAGGAACAGCAATATCTATACCAACACCATCAGAAGATAAGTATTTACAACAAATATTACAGAAAACAAAAGCAAACATAGAAGTTATTAACGAAGCTTCTGAAAAAAAGTTTACAAAAAAAGAAACTAAAAAATCATCTTTCAACTCTAGAAGAATCTCATCAAGAAGATAA
- the aroE gene encoding shikimate dehydrogenase: MILDGQTKVYGIFGYPVKHSKSPTFQTAAFLHLGINAVYVPFEVNPNDLEKAVESLKVLKIAGVNITIPHKENVINYVNELSEEVKIIKAANTIKNIDGYLIAYNTDWIGFVEGLKELEPNLEDKRVLVIGAGGSSRAVVYGLLRENVDKIYLANRTLPKVYNLIQEYKSHFRIIDKIITPISLQDIEGFLNNVDIIVNTTSVGLNDEDFPLFDYSLLKDSHIVVDIIYKETKLLKVAKEKGCKHQNGFPMLIYQGAKSFEIWTGQKAPVEIMKKSLNLE, encoded by the coding sequence ATGATTTTAGACGGACAGACAAAAGTTTACGGTATATTTGGTTATCCTGTTAAACATTCAAAATCTCCAACTTTTCAAACAGCTGCTTTTTTACATCTTGGAATAAACGCAGTTTATGTTCCCTTTGAAGTAAATCCCAACGATTTAGAAAAAGCTGTAGAATCTTTAAAAGTGTTAAAAATAGCTGGTGTAAATATCACAATTCCTCATAAAGAAAATGTAATTAATTACGTTAACGAACTTTCAGAAGAAGTCAAAATTATAAAAGCTGCAAACACAATAAAAAACATAGATGGCTATCTTATAGCTTACAACACTGATTGGATTGGATTTGTAGAAGGGTTAAAAGAGTTAGAACCCAATTTAGAAGATAAAAGAGTTTTAGTTATAGGTGCAGGTGGTTCATCAAGAGCTGTTGTTTATGGCTTATTGAGAGAAAATGTAGATAAAATTTACCTTGCAAACAGAACTCTCCCAAAGGTATACAACCTTATACAAGAGTATAAAAGCCATTTTAGGATAATTGATAAAATCATAACTCCTATATCTTTGCAAGATATTGAAGGTTTTTTAAACAATGTAGATATAATAGTTAATACAACCTCTGTAGGTTTAAACGATGAAGATTTTCCACTTTTTGATTACTCTTTATTAAAAGACTCCCATATAGTTGTTGATATAATCTATAAAGAAACAAAACTTTTAAAGGTTGCAAAAGAAAAAGGCTGCAAGCATCAAAACGGTTTCCCTATGCTTATCTATCAAGGTGCAAAATCATTTGAAATCTGGACTGGTCAAAAAGCCCCTGTAGAGATAATGAAAAAATCCCTTAATTTAGAGTAA
- a CDS encoding NifU family protein translates to MVIEDKEQEVKEVLEKIRPALMADAGKIDLVKIENDEVFLKLYGTCQTCPVADMTMKDLVVYTIKESLPWVKAVNIGEEKYQII, encoded by the coding sequence ATGGTTATTGAAGACAAAGAACAAGAAGTTAAAGAAGTTTTAGAAAAAATTAGACCAGCTCTTATGGCAGATGCAGGAAAGATAGATTTAGTAAAAATTGAAAACGACGAAGTGTTTTTAAAACTGTATGGAACTTGCCAAACTTGTCCTGTAGCAGATATGACTATGAAAGACCTTGTTGTTTACACTATAAAAGAGTCTCTACCTTGGGTTAAGGCTGTAAACATAGGTGAAGAGAAATACCAGATTATATGA
- a CDS encoding sulfurtransferase TusA family protein has protein sequence MEIKPDIVHDATGTYCPIPITELAKVMKKAEKGQIVELLADDEGAIQDVPAWCQTTGNEYLGYKEEDGVYHFYIRKV, from the coding sequence ATGGAAATCAAACCAGACATAGTCCATGATGCAACTGGAACTTACTGTCCAATTCCTATAACAGAACTTGCGAAAGTTATGAAAAAAGCAGAAAAAGGACAGATTGTAGAACTTCTTGCAGACGATGAAGGAGCTATTCAAGATGTACCCGCTTGGTGTCAAACGACAGGTAATGAATACTTAGGCTATAAAGAAGAAGACGGCGTTTATCATTTTTACATTAGAAAGGTGTAA